From the Flavobacterium gyeonganense genome, the window AAAAAAAACCACTCGTTTTCACGAATGGTTTAATTCTACAATATAAGTCTTACAATTATTTGATCTTAAAAGCATTTAACCCAGGGAAATAAGCGGTACTTCCTAATTCCTCTTCAATTCTTAATAACTGATTGTATTTTGCCATACGATCTGAACGAGAAGCAGAACCAGTTTTAATTTGACCACAGTTTAAAGCTACAGCTAAATCTGCAATAGTATTGTCTTCAGTTTCTCCTGAGCGGTGTGACATTACTGAAGTATAACCAGCATTTTTTGCCATGTTTACCGCAGCAATTGTTTCTGTTAAAGTACCAATTTGGTTTACTTTTACTAAGATAGAGTTAGCAATTCCTTTTTCGATACCTGTTGACAAACGGGCAACATTAGTAACGAACAAATCATCACCTACTAATTGTACTTTATTTCCAATTTTTTCAGTTAGAGCTTTCCATCCATCCCAGTCATCTTCGTACATACCATCCTCGATAGAAATAATTGGATATTTAGCAGCAAGTTCAGCTAAATACTCAGCCTGCTCTTCAGATGTTCTGATTTTCCCAGTTTCTCCTTCAAATTTAGTATAATCATATTTTCCGTTTACATAAAACTCAGAAGCAGCGCAGTCAAGAGCAATCATAATTTCGTCACCGAAAGTATATCCTGCTTTTTCAACTGCTAATTTAATAGTATCTAAAGCATCTTCAGTTCCACCAGCTAAATTTGGAGCAAAACCTCCTTCATCACCTACAGCAGTACTTAAACCTCTATCGTGTAATACTTTTTTTAAACTGTGGAAAATTTCAGTTCCCATTTGCATAGCATGTGTAAAAGAAGTTGCTTTTACAGGAAAAATCATAAACTCCTGAAATGCAATAGGTGCATCAGAGTGAGAACCACCGTTGATGATGTTCATCATCGGAACAGGTAGTGTATTAGCAGAAACTCCACCTACATATCTGTACAATGGCAAACCAAGTTCATTAGCAGCAGCTTTTGCAGCAGCTAAAGAAACACCTAAAATCGCATTAGCTCCTAATTTAGATTTGTTTGGAGTTCCATCCAAATCAATCATTAATTGATCAATAGTATTTTGTTCAAAAACAGAAGTCCCAACTAATTCTTCAGCAATAACAGTATTTACATTATTCACTGCATTTAAAACTCCTTTACCTAAATAAGCTTTTCCACCATCACGTAATTCAACAGCTTCATGCTCTCCAGTTGAAGCTCCAGATGGAACCGCCGCTCTACCTAAAACTCCATTTTCTGTAACTACATCTACCTCTATAGTAGGATTCCCTCTGGAATCAAGAATTTGTCTTGCGTGAACTTTAATTATAATACTCATTATTTTTGTTTTTTATTAATAAATTATATATTTTTTCGAAAGTATAAAAATATTTAATACTAAAAACTCATTTTAGTCATTAAGTACCTTTATTTATTAACTACATCGTTTTAGACTTTGCTAGTTTTGATATTCTCAACAAATTGATCAAATAAATAAGAAGAATCATGTGGTCCAGGACTAGCTTCAGGATGATATTGAACTGAAAAACAATTCTTATTCTTCATCCTCATACCAGCCACAGTATCATCATTTAGATGAATATGTGTGAGCTCTAATTCCGGATGACCTTCCAAAGCTTCTCTTTTCACAGCGAAACCATGATTTTGAGAAGTAATTTCACCTTTACCAGTAATAAGATTTTTTACTGGGTGATTAATTCCTCTATGTCCACCAAACATTTTGTACGTTTTAACGCCATTTGCAAGAGCAATTACCTGATGCCCTAAACAAATCCCAAACAAAGGTTTGTCTTCAGCAATAATTTTCTTAGCAACTTCAATCGCTCTAAAAAGAGGATCCGGATCTCCAGGGCCATTTGACAAGAAATAACCATCAGGATTAAATGCTGTCAAATCTTCATAAGTTGAATCGTATGGAAAAACTTTGATGTAACAATCTCTCTTAGCAAGATTTCTTAATATATTCTTTTTTATACCCAAGTCTAATGCAGAAATTTTGTATGTAGCATTTTCATCACCAATAAAGTAAGGTTCTTTAGTTGACACTTTAGAAGCCAGCTCCAAACCTTCCATATCAGGAACATTAGCCAATTCCTTCTTTAACTCTTCAATAGAAGTTCCATCTGTACAAATAACTGCATTCATAGCCCCATTGTCACGAATGTAACTCACCAGGGCACGAGTATCAACATCCGAAATACAAATCAGGTTTTGTTTTGTAAAATAATCCTCAAGGCTTCCTGAAGCACCTGTTCTGGAATAGTTAAAACTAAAGTTTTTACAAACTAATCCTGCTATTTTAACGC encodes:
- the eno gene encoding phosphopyruvate hydratase, whose amino-acid sequence is MSIIIKVHARQILDSRGNPTIEVDVVTENGVLGRAAVPSGASTGEHEAVELRDGGKAYLGKGVLNAVNNVNTVIAEELVGTSVFEQNTIDQLMIDLDGTPNKSKLGANAILGVSLAAAKAAANELGLPLYRYVGGVSANTLPVPMMNIINGGSHSDAPIAFQEFMIFPVKATSFTHAMQMGTEIFHSLKKVLHDRGLSTAVGDEGGFAPNLAGGTEDALDTIKLAVEKAGYTFGDEIMIALDCAASEFYVNGKYDYTKFEGETGKIRTSEEQAEYLAELAAKYPIISIEDGMYEDDWDGWKALTEKIGNKVQLVGDDLFVTNVARLSTGIEKGIANSILVKVNQIGTLTETIAAVNMAKNAGYTSVMSHRSGETEDNTIADLAVALNCGQIKTGSASRSDRMAKYNQLLRIEEELGSTAYFPGLNAFKIK
- the carA gene encoding glutamine-hydrolyzing carbamoyl-phosphate synthase small subunit, translating into MKYTTRQSAILLLSDGTIFHGKSIGISGKTFGEVCFNTGMTGYQEIFTDPSYFGQIMVTTNPHIGNYGVNDLEVESESVKIAGLVCKNFSFNYSRTGASGSLEDYFTKQNLICISDVDTRALVSYIRDNGAMNAVICTDGTSIEELKKELANVPDMEGLELASKVSTKEPYFIGDENATYKISALDLGIKKNILRNLAKRDCYIKVFPYDSTYEDLTAFNPDGYFLSNGPGDPDPLFRAIEVAKKIIAEDKPLFGICLGHQVIALANGVKTYKMFGGHRGINHPVKNLITGKGEITSQNHGFAVKREALEGHPELELTHIHLNDDTVAGMRMKNKNCFSVQYHPEASPGPHDSSYLFDQFVENIKTSKV